From Aedes albopictus strain Foshan chromosome 1, AalbF5, whole genome shotgun sequence, one genomic window encodes:
- the LOC109422065 gene encoding pupal cuticle protein 36-like: MRAFMILSACLAVASAQFQTYQTGNSFSGASAGSRAVSVDYSPSAFDQTVVGGASGGFSSAGSSSGSFGGGVGFGGGSSFGRSSSGSFGGAGVGSFGGAGAGAGSFGSAGASSFGGAGAGSFGGAGAGSFGGARSAGFGGAFGGASAGAGAGAGAGFGGRFGGASASAGAGAGVRYVVKPEVVKKHFYYHVAPESHAEAEAEARVEIQPQTHYKVLFIKAPSVSAAAAARAAARTRTQEKTIVYVLVNKPEAGAKSAADAAVDTYASAKPEVYFIKYQGKNAGAGAHAGAGASAGAFGGAFGGASADGFGGAAGFGGASGFGGASGFDSSSFGDSGVTTYSSGASGFGGAGSSGFGGAGASGFGSAGASGFGGAGASSFGSADASGFSDSSSFGGRIGGGSSSSASAGSNSFSRSFNAGSGTVFGSTPTFVSTTASPIF; this comes from the exons ATGCGTGCCTTCATG ATTTTGTCCGCCTGCCTGGCGGTGGCTTCCGCCCAGTTCCAAACCTACCAAACCGGAAACAGCTTCTCGGGAGCTTCGGCCGGTAGTCGAGCTGTCTCTGTAGACTACTCGCCCTCAGCTTTTGATCAGACCGTGGTGGGAGGAGCATCCGGTGGATTCAGCTCG GCCGGATCTTCATCTGGATCGTTCGGCGGTGGCGTAGGATTCGGTGGTGGATCATCTTTCGGCCGTAGCAGCTCCGGATCCTTCGGAGGTGCTGGTGTCGGCTCATTCGGTGGTGCCGGTGCCGGTGCTGGATCGTTTGGAAGCGCTGGAGCTAGTTCATTCGGAGGTGCCGGAGCCGGTTCATTCGGCGGAGCCGGAGCTGGATCCTTCGGTGGTGCCCGTTCTGCTGGATTTGGAGGAGCCTTCGGAGGTGCTTCTGCCGGAGCTGGAGCTGGTGCTGGTGCTGGATTCGGAGGTCGCTTCGGTGGTGCCTCTGCCTCTGCTGGAGCTGGTGCTGGAGTTCGTTATGTTGTCAAGCCCGAAGTCGTCAAGAAGCACTTCTACTACCACGTCGCCCCTGAATCCCATGCCGAAGCTGAAGCCGAAGCCCGCGTTGAGATCCAACCCCAGACCCACTACAAGGTTCTGTTCATCAAGGCCCCATCTGTGTCTGCCGCCGCCGCTGCCCGTGCCGCTGCTCGTACCCGCACCCAGGAGAAGACCATTGTCTACGTTTTGGTCAACAAGCCAGAAGCCGGCGCCAAGTCCGCTGCCGATGCCGCCGTCGATACCTACGCCAGTGCCAAGCCCGAAGTCTACTTCATCAAATACCAGGGCAAGAACGCTGGAGCCGGTGCCCATGCTGGAGCTGGAGCTTCTGCTGGCGCTTTTGGTGGTGCCTTCGGTGGAGCCTCTGCTGATGGCTTTGGCGGAGCCGCTGGATTCGGCGGAGCTTCTGGATTCGGTGGAGCCTCTGGATTCGATTCctcttccttcggtgattctggAGTCACTACCTACAGCAGCGGAGCTTCTGGATTCGGTGGTGCCGGTTCTTCTGGATTCGGTGGTGCCGGAGCTTCCGGTTTCGGTAGCGCAGGAGCTTCTGGATTCGGTGGTGCTGGAGCTAGCAGCTTCGGTAGCGCTGACGCTTCTGGCTTCAGTGACTCTTCTTCCTTCGGAGGCCGCATCGGAGGTGGCAGCTCGTCGTCTGCCTCGGCCGGATCGAACTCGTTCAGCCGTTCCTTCAACGCCGGATCTGGCACCGTCTTCGGAAGCACCCCGACCTTCGTCAGCACCACTGCTTCCCCAATCTTCTAA